From the Oryzias melastigma strain HK-1 linkage group LG13, ASM292280v2, whole genome shotgun sequence genome, the window agaaactatgttctaaaaaaacgacacacgtttgattttgtctaaaaacatcataattctaactaaaagacctctgggaaggcttttacaatagatcaaaagatgattaaagtttGATCAGGGTTGTAATTTTTCTCTAGCATTAACAGCTCTCACATCAGCACGGAAACATAAGGTGGTATCATCCGATACTCGAACAATATGGCATCAGCACATTGCTGTTTATGTCCCACCTGGGTCTTCTATGGTTTTTACAGTCAAGGATCACTTTTTTACCTCTGCCACCACTGGCATGTTTTTTTCAGAGGCTTTAATCAATACCACTGAATGGGAATCAGAAACACAAATGTCttcaaaacctgaaaaaaaatgtctccacGGGAGGGACCCGAAACAAGCTTAAATCCGCTGTTTTCACCTTCACTTTCTGTTGCCGTCATTTACATGACACGTTTCTATCTAATTTTGCAGGTTATCAGACGAGCACAGGCAGAGCATGAAAAGGTTATAAAAATCCTCCAGCTCTTTTTGACAAGTGCCCTTTTCTGGCTTTAATTTTCCACTCTGATGGAAAattcagaggaagaaaaacacacacGCTTTGTTACATGACGGGAATGTGCATGGAGTGATTACCTAATGCACAAGTACTGCACTGTGATCACTCAAGCTATTATATGATCCAGTAGTGATGCAGCCTGATAGCACAAAAAACATTCTgttatttccattaaaatgcTGCGGAGACATGGGCTTCTTACAGCGCTGGTGCAGCCTTTCATCATCCCAGGTGCCATTATTTCTGCAAAGATCCATTTCATTTTATGATTGATGCCTTGCTGGCAGTCTCAGCAATCTCAGTCAGACTCTAGATGTTTGCAGCAGGCTCTCATAAACAATATGATTCTGTTTATTCATTCaaagatctatttttttttttttttgctcactacatctctttttattttgtctctaacACAGGAACGGAAAACTAATCAGCAATGGACCGGTTGGTGCTGTGCATGCTGCTGTGCGCGGTCCTGGTGAAGGGACACAACTGCCCCGGCCGCTGCATCTGCCAACACCTCTCCCCGACTCTGACTCTGCTCTGTGCCAAGACGGGCCTGCTGTTTGTGCCGCCCACGATCGACCGCAAGACCGTGGAGCTGCGCCTGACGGACAACTTCATCACTATTATCCGCAGGAAGGACTTTGTCAACATGACGAGCTTAGTCCACCTCACGTTGTCCCGCAACACCATCAGCCAGATCGTCCCCCACGCCTTCGTGGGGCTGCGCTCGCTGCGGGCGCTCCACATGGACGGGAATCGCCTCAGTGTCATCAAGAGCGACCACTTTAAAGGGCTCATTAACCTGCGGCATCTCATTCTGGGGAACAACCAGATCCACGAGGTGGCCTCCACCTCCTTTGATGAGTTTGTTTCCACGATCGAAGACCTGGATCTTTCCAATAACAACTTGCGCGGCCTGCCCTGGGAAGCCATAGCCAGAATGAGTAACATTAACACGCTCACCCTTGACCACAACCTGATCGACCACATTGAGGCGGGGACCTTTACGCTGCTCACTAAGCTGGTTCGCCTGGACATGACCTCTAACAGGCTGCAAAAGCTGCCTCCCGACAGCTTGTTCCAGCACGCTCAGGTCCTGTCTGATGCCAAGGGCTCCAGCTCATCCACTCTAGCTGTCAGCTTCGGAGGAAATCCTCTTCACTGCAACTGCGAGCTGCTGTGGCTGCGCAGGCTGACCAGAGAGGACGACCTGGAGACGTGCGCCTCGCCGGAGCACCTCATGGATAAATACTTTTGGTCCATTCAAGAGGAGGAGTTCATCTGTGAGCCTCCATTGATCACCAAACACGTGGCCTCCAAGTCCTATGTGATGGAGGGGCAAGGCGTGACTCTTAAATGCAAAGCTGTAGGCGATCCAGACCCTTTTATTCACTGGCAGTCTCCAGATGGCAAGCTGGTGCATAACAACTCCCGCACCATCTTGTATGATAACGGTACCCTTGATATTCTCATCAGCACGCTGAAGGACAACGGGGCGTTTAACTGCGTGGCGTCCAATGCCGCAGGCATCGCCACAGCTGCCGTGGAGATCACCATGATCCCATTACCCTTGTTCGTTAACAACACGGGCCACATGCGCGAGGACCCTGGCCTCTCCGACATCACCATCCCCTCCAAATCCGGCAACGACACCAAAGGCTACGACAAGCAGAACAGAAGGGTGGAGGTCACCGAGCTGACTTCCTCCTCTGCCGTGATCCGATGGCCGTCTGAGCGCCGCATCCCGGGGATCCGGATGTACCAGATTCAGTACAACAGCACAGCCGACGATACTTTAGTCTACAGGTAAGTCACGATGAAAGCAAATTAATGAGGGTAGAACAAAAGATGGTGCAGCAGAGACTGAAGGAAAAGTGAGACATCTGGAGTTACCATCTGCTGATTGATGCAATGATCCATGGCTGCAGATTAGCAGATCCCAAAGATGCTAAATGGTTCAAAAAGCAAAGGATAAAAAGAACTCCAACAGAGCAGGCTGGGTAAAAAGCTTAAGTACCATAAAAATGGGACTCAGAAGCCTCGTTTGACTGACCAGtacggtccagtattttgagcatttccattaggggtgtgtattggcaagaatctgtCGATACAAATCGCAATacacatatcacgatacacatcaTGAAATATAACAAGACGATACGAGACGatatttcacatttgttttgaaattatgacttaataaaactttatctaaatattaacacacatttcacacaaaaatttagtaaaatatttttgttttatggtcAGAAGAGAGCTAGGGGATATGACAATACATATCGTGTGAGAGATgtgacgatacatatcacgtgggcgatatgacaatacatatcgtgtgggAGAAACACTCACTTAAATTGCTGGGCCATTCTAAACCAGACTGTACCACTGAGCGAAAACAAGACTAGAAAGTACTTTTACACATAGTATAACCCTAAGACTCAAAAGAAATActaataatacaaaatgtatttatagccACTGACTAACTGGATTATTCCAAGAAGTCGAACTGACTGAAACCCCTACAGGACTAAATGGTCTTGTCAGCATCATTAGAATATAAtgtgacaacaacaacaacacaaggTCCAACTATTTCACAGCATGTAGCTGTTTGTATCATTAGCAAGTGCTGGCATTAATTGGTTGCTTTAATTAGAAGTATCTAATTTGAGGCTTTGCTGTTTGTAGTGGTTGGAAATTATTAAGATCATTTGTTTATTGTGAGAAATAAAAGGATGGCGTGTTGCAGAAACACTTGTGTACTACATAGAAGTCAAAAAACATTAACTGGACCTTGAGGATTTTAATGAGCttatactgattttttttttttttgttgtgtcttCCTTTATCTGTCAtgatagttttgttttttaaaattaccagggaaggatttgttttttataaaaagctGAATCGGCTCTAATTCCCCTGACATTGATTGTACCGGTGCAGCATCTGAAAACATCTTTTACTTTACTTGTTGACACAATCTAAGTATCTATGCGCTTGTTTTGCCAAAAGGGCCCCTAAAATAGTCCTCCAGTATTTTATCTATCAAACATGAAAGACATGCAAATACATTGAGAGCTTTGAAGCAATAATCCATGACCAATATTGATTTGCTCCCCCCACATAAACTAAAGCGTATTTCTCTGCTCTCAGCATCACTGCTTTATGTATCCTTGGAAGAGCGCTGAACGCACAGATGAAGGAAACTGTGTGAGCgaagtttgtaaaaatgtgaaggCTGACTGCTAAAGCTGGAGCACACCAGCCATATTTATGCAACTACTTCAAAATGATGTAGTTTCTCTCAACTTGTTGTGTAAGCTTA encodes:
- the lrfn1 gene encoding leucine-rich repeat and fibronectin type III domain-containing protein 1; the encoded protein is MDRLVLCMLLCAVLVKGHNCPGRCICQHLSPTLTLLCAKTGLLFVPPTIDRKTVELRLTDNFITIIRRKDFVNMTSLVHLTLSRNTISQIVPHAFVGLRSLRALHMDGNRLSVIKSDHFKGLINLRHLILGNNQIHEVASTSFDEFVSTIEDLDLSNNNLRGLPWEAIARMSNINTLTLDHNLIDHIEAGTFTLLTKLVRLDMTSNRLQKLPPDSLFQHAQVLSDAKGSSSSTLAVSFGGNPLHCNCELLWLRRLTREDDLETCASPEHLMDKYFWSIQEEEFICEPPLITKHVASKSYVMEGQGVTLKCKAVGDPDPFIHWQSPDGKLVHNNSRTILYDNGTLDILISTLKDNGAFNCVASNAAGIATAAVEITMIPLPLFVNNTGHMREDPGLSDITIPSKSGNDTKGYDKQNRRVEVTELTSSSAVIRWPSERRIPGIRMYQIQYNSTADDTLVYRMIPSTSKSFLINDLAAGREYDLCVLAVYDDGITSLTATRVVGCVQFHTAGEVSQCRFMHSQFLGGTMIIIIGGIIVASVLVFIIILMIRYKAYSSPVVSKAKNGSSVHLQSGGSQQQLQRSVSKQPPDEGLREAQAPMECMALVEDTKKEGPTDITAILEVELPSGVDKLKRRASMDAQRSGPPSEDTQTDSSLTGSTMSLCLIGPNAGTKEAPRLKDKRNVLASVGLPPNELARTRHRFSFDGGDYSIFQSHSYPRRARTRWHKSTNQLNLESSPLANRRVTFSSTEWMLESTV